Proteins encoded in a region of the Trypanosoma brucei gambiense DAL972 chromosome 6, complete sequence genome:
- a CDS encoding co-chaperone GrpE, putative, whose amino-acid sequence MRALTFRSSLCAGRTAVGAMCFGRLWASSNSPTEGSEKQNVTEDSETVSVAAVTPEAYAKLEKELSDAKERIAELKKEVLYRAADAENARRIGSEDVTKAKAYGITSFGKDMLDVVDTLERGLEAITKLPQAEVEGHKTLSSIHTGIKLSLKLLLNNLAKHGIEKLDVAVGAKFDPNFHDALLKVPPTAEAPPGHISTVLKTGYKIQDRVLRASQVGVASDD is encoded by the coding sequence ATGCGTGCGCTTACGTTTCGAAGCTCTTTGTGCGCCGGAAGGACGGCTGTTGGTGCCATGTGTTTCGGTCGACTTTGGGCTTCGAGTAATTCACCCACCGAAGGCAGCGAGAAACAGAACGTGACAGAAGATTCCGAGACAGTCTCTGTTGCTGCAGTCACCCCTGAGGCATATGCGAAGCTCGAGAAGGAGCTGTCTGATGCCAAAGAGCGTATCGCCgaattaaaaaaggaagtgctCTATCGTGCTGCTGACGCTGAAAATGCTCGACGTATCGGAAGCGAGGATGTTACAAAAGCGAAGGCGTACGGGATCACTTCGTTTGGAAAGGATATGTTGGATGTTGTGGATACGCTTGAGAGAGGTTTGGAGGCAATCACGAAGCTGCCTCAAGCAGAAGTGGAAGGTCACAAAACCCTTTCTTCTATTCACACAGGAATAAAGTTGTCATTGAAGCTTTTGCTTAATAACTTAGCAAAACACGGGATTGAGAAATTGGATGTTGCCGTGGGCGCTAAATTTGATCCGAACTTTCATGACGCACTTCTTAAAGTGCCACCCACTGCAGAGGCACCCCCTGGTCACATATCAACAGTTCTAAAAACAGGTTACAAGATTCAAGACCGCGTTCTGCGTGCTTCTCAAGTTGGAGTAGCTTCGGATGATTAG
- a CDS encoding protein kinase, putative, whose translation MAIDYSGFLDEPSGASSEVTASRYFEIRGSILYCWTYKPENPGDKPLSSIDLTDVHITRDEADRRSWSVQGGKLRKPHMFTAENEEEREVWIEKMTHPNPANTEILRTLEQTSDGDDTAPLCSGGSNRVSLNDFQFAAKIGKGSFSSVYAATEKATGKTYAIKKMEKEVIERYNMIDNISAERLILQKIDHPFIVSLHYAFQTKGSLYLVMDFLSGGELFFHLESVSVFDEWRAKFYCGEIALALGYLHAQDIIYRDLKPENAVLDADGHVCLTDFGLAKMDVRDGCNFTFCGTPEYIAPEFLLGKPHGKAVDWWSLGILLYEMLEGIPPFYSENVSAMYDKILSSELQFGDGEGGSNNMPQISEEAQDLLRRLLDRNPDTRLQDVEELKGHPFFRDLDWEKLFRREIEPPFRPDGNALSNFDQEFTSADPPMVQPDDEVVEDKSICGFTFNGRSRPT comes from the coding sequence ATGGCCATCGATTACTCAGGTTTTCTTGATGAACCGAGTGGAGCCTCCAGCGAGGTAACCGCATCGCGGTACTTTGAGATCCGTGGGTCGATACTTTACTGCTGGACCTATAAACCCGAGAATCCAGGAGACAAACCGCTTAGCTCCATTGATCTTACGGACGTGCACATTACACGGGATGAAGCTGATCGGAGGTCGTGGTCAGTCCAGGGTGGAAAACTCCGCAAGCCGCATATGTTCACtgctgaaaatgaggaggaaagggaggtTTGGATAGAGAAGATGACACATCCAAACCCTGCTAACACTGAGATACTTCGCACGTTAGAGCAAACTAGTGATGGGGATGATACAGCTCCTCTTTGCAGTGGTGGAAGCAACAGGGTGTCTTTGAACGACTTCCAATTTGCGGCGAAAATTGGGAAGGGATCATTCAGCTCTGTGTATGCTGCTACAGAGAAAGCTACTGGTAAAACTTacgcaattaaaaaaatggaaaaagaggtGATTGAGCGCTACAACATGATCGATAACATTTCTGCAGAGAGGCTCATTCTTCAGAAGATTGATCATCCTTTCATCGTGTCCCTTCATTATGCCTTTCAAACCAAAGGCAGCCTTTACCTTGTGATGGATTTCTTATCCGGAGGAGAACTATTCTTTCATCTCGAATCTGTGTCGGTTTTTGACGAGTGGCGTGCAAAGTTTTATTGCGGCGAGATTGCGCTCGCCCTTGGCTATCTTCACGCGCAAGACATCATTTACCGCGACTTAAAGCCCGAAAACGCAGTGCTTGACGCGGATGGACACGTGTGCCTTACCGACTTCGGGCTTGCCAAGATGGATGTACGCGATGGTTGTAATTTCACCTTCTGTGGGACTCCAGAATATATAGCTCCAGAGTTTCTGCTTGGGAAGCCCCACGGGAAGGCGGTTGACTGGTGGTCGCTCGGTATTCTACTATACGAGATGCTGGAGGGCATACCACCCTTCTACAGCGAGAATGTAAGTGCCATGTATGATAAGATACTGAGCTCCGAACTGCAGTTTGGCGACGGTGAGGGCGGGAGCAACAACATGCCCCAAATATCGGAGGAGGCCCAAGACCTTCTCCGCCGGCTCTTAGACCGCAACCCCGACACCCGACTCCAGGATGTGGAGGAGCTGAAAGGTCACCCATTCTTTCGTGACCTCGACTGGGAAAAGCTGTTCCGGCGAGAGATTGAACCCCCGTTCCGCCCAGACGGCAACGCGCTGAGTAATTTCGATCAAGAGTTCACTTCTGCGGACCCTCCAATGGTACAACCGGACGATGAAGTAGTGGAGGACAAAAGCATATGCGGTTTCACGTTTAATGGGAGATCAAGACCTACATAG
- a CDS encoding 40S ribosomal protein S30, putative, with translation MGKVHGSLARAGKVKNQTPKVSKQEKKKQPRGRAFKRLKYTQRYLAKTLKPGEKLRMNKQPPGKAG, from the coding sequence ATGGGGAAGGTCCACGGATCGCTGGCCCGTGCCGGCAAGGTGAAGAACCAGACGCCGAAGGTTAGCAAGCAggagaagaagaagcagcCCCGGGGGCGTGCCTTCAAGCGCCTGAAGTACACTCAGCGTTACCTTGCCAAGACGCTGAAACCTGGCGAGAAGCTCCGTATGAACAAACAGCCGCCTGGAAAGGCCGGCTAA
- a CDS encoding NUDC-like protein, putative translates to MKGQSPLISGDLYKPVKVDECTWCVEDKSVLVVTLVKTNAQYEEWWPCVTTNERQIDMKTFRPPSKHISELDDSARATIAKMMFDQRQKALNLPSSDELRLRELMQRGGTSN, encoded by the coding sequence ATGAAGGGTCAATCACCCTTGATTTCTGGCGACCTGTACAAACCAGTGAAAGTAGACGAATGTACGTGGTGTGTGGAGGATAAAAGTGTGCTTGTGGTGACTTTGGTGAAAACGAACGCCCAGTACGAAGAGTGGTGGCCATGTGTCACAACTAATGAGAGACAAATAGACATGAAGACTTTCAGGCCACCGAGCAAACATATCTCTGAACTCGACGACAGCGCACGGGCCACGATCGCGAAAATGATGTTTGATCAGCGACAAAAAGCGTTAAATTTACCTTCTAGCGACGAGTTGCGACTCCGGGAATTGATGCAGCGTGGTGGTACCTCTAACTAA
- a CDS encoding cell division cycle protein 16 homolog, putative — MQENFSFPFSICGVCYSYIVTFSIALYHALFYIGSSRALTFFFATELVTKRNMELSAVLESNAQRFLETEQPLNAVPLTAMLREVNPTSVKFSLLHATTLLAARDYDQAFRIAADVAKDFEGNMQAVAIAMKSAYELGDVRGCSAYAERLKDSPSMNVVALCYLGRCAELSGDTKRAVHNYCAALDIDPFCGEPMNALIERRLLGVNELRDTIESLRLPPEAEALRASYYARLPGEFVPKEFDKYIPRTTLLLQAARTEYERNDLQQALSLTTSLLKISPFNRECVCLHLSILVDMKATSKLFDVAHLLCSSKPHAELAVYAVGCFHFSLSNYERAGRFFTRATELDASFAEAWIAYGHCYAKLEEGEQALIVYRRAMNFFPGLPCCSTFVGMQYGRAHQWRLASHFLEEAKKAMPNDPLVLNEIGVLYMRTQRVDKAREMLEEAYKSLVNPENASEHRDCIIFNLATVYRKLQCYKQAIAFYTLYVKCRPSASHGHCALAFTHHLMGDMKMAIAHYHTALSIKADSFCRDMLDRALATEFGEASHGFAKRIEESLCSPSPDDISFLAASRTLRSDPTATSSKDHSHHPSVGRSLFFSA; from the coding sequence ATGCAGGAGaatttctctttcccttttagtatctgtggtgtttgttatTCGTACATTGTAACGTTTTCAATCGCACTTTATCATGCTTTGTTCTATATTGGTTCTTCTCGTGCCctaacttttttctttgcaactGAATTAGTTACGAAGAGGAATATGGAGCTGTCAGCTGTACTTGAATCGAACGCGCAGAGATTCCTGGAAACCGAACAGCCTCTTAATGCTGTCCCACTCACCGCCATGCTGCGGGAGGTGAACCCCACTTCAGTCAAGTTTTCGCTTCTTCATGCGACAACGTTGCTTGCTGCCAGAGATTATGATCAAGCGTTTCGCATCGCTGCGGATGTGGCAAAGGATTTTGAGGGAAATATGCAGGCGGTGGCGATAGCTATGAAGTCGGCCTATGAATTAGGGGATGTGAGGGGGTGTTCCGCCTATGCAGAAAGACTGAAAGACAGTCCCTCCATGAACGTTGTGGCTTTGTGCTACCTTGGAAGGTGCGCTGAGCTTTCAGGAGACACAAAGCGTGCCGTTCATAACTATTGTGCGGCATTGGATATTGACCCGTTTTGTGGTGAGCCTATGAATGCACTGATTGAGAGAAGGCTCTTGGGTGTCAACGAGTTGCGTGACACTATAGAATCCTTACGGCTGCCACCCGAGGCCGAAGCACTGCGTGCTTCCTATTATGCTCGGTTACCAGGTGAATTTGTTCCCAAAGAGTTTGACAAGTATATTCCGAGGACCACCTTATTGTTACAAGCTGCCCGGACTGAGTATGAAAGAAATGATTTGCAACAGGCTTTGAGTTTGACTACCAGCTTGTTAAAAATCTCACCATTTAATAGAGAATGTGTTTGCTTGCATCTTTCCATTCTTGTAGATATGAAAGCCACCTCAAAGCTGTTTGACGTGGCTCACCTACTTTGCAGCAGCAAACCCCATGCCGAACTTGCAGTTTATGCTGTTGGTTGTTTCCACTTTTCTTTATCCAACTATGAGCGTGCCGGCCGATTTTTCACCAGGGCGACGGAATTAGATGCCTCCTTTGCAGAGGCGTGGATTGCGTATGGTCACTGTTATGCGAAATTAGAGGAAGGAGAGCAGGCACTGATTGTGTACAGACGTGCGATGAACTTCTTCCCCGGACTACCTTGTTGCAGCACGTTTGTTGGCATGCAATATGGTCGAGCCCATCAGTGGAGACTGGCGTCGCACTTCCTCGAGGAGGCTAAGAAGGCGATGCCCAACGACCCCTTGGTACTAAACGAGATTGGTGTTTTGTACATGCGAACCCAACGGGTTGATAAGGCCCGTGAAATGCTTGAAGAGGCCTACAAATCCCTTGTTAATCCTGAAAATGCATCAGAGCACAGAGACTGTATCATTTTTAATTTGGCAACTGTCTACAGAAAGCTTCAGTGTTACAAACAGGCGATTGCCTTCTACACCCTCTATGTCAAATGTCGTCCGAGCGCAAGCCACGGCCACTGCGCTCTAGCATTTACACATCATTTGATGGGTGACATGAAAATGGCTATCGCCCATTATCATACTGCTCTGAGTATTAAGGCTGATTCGTTTTGCCGGGATATGCTGGATCGGGCACTGGCAACAGAGTTTGGGGAGGCGTCGCATGGCTTCGCGAAGAGAATTGAAGAGTCATTGTGTTCTCCTTCCCCCGACGATATATCGTTTTTGGCTGCCTCTCGAACCCTTCGATCTGACCCAACTGCAACATCTAGCAAGGATCATTCTCATCACCCAAGCGTTGGACGGAGTCTGTTCTTCTCCGCGTGA
- a CDS encoding 40S ribosomal protein S30, putative, which translates to MGKVHGSLARAGKVKNQTPKVSKQEKKKQPRGRAFKRLKYTQRYLAKTLKPGEKLRMNKQPPGKAG; encoded by the coding sequence ATGGGGAAGGTCCACGGATCGCTGGCCCGCGCCGGCAAGGTGAAGAACCAGACGCCGAAGGTTAGCAAGCAggagaagaagaagcagcCCCGGGGGCGTGCCTTCAAGCGCCTGAAGTACACTCAGCGTTACCTTGCCAAGACGCTGAAACCTGGCGAGAAGCTCCGTATGAACAAACAGCCGCCTGGAAAGGCCGGCTAA